The sequence GCTGGAGAAATTGTTGTGCTTGAAGTAATTAGGCAACAAAACCTTTGCGAATTCAGCTGTCTTCCACACCACAAATGTTGTTCCATCTTCGTTCCATGAAACAACATCGTTACTACTTGGATCGTCCACCATATTGTAAGTTTTGGTTATGAACGGCGTCGGAACACGCCTCTGTGCCATATTTTTAACTCTTCCCAGGCCAGAAAGATGTAGAAGTGATGAATTCTCGAATATGAATAATCAGAATCTAAATATCAAAAGGGAAGTTGATCAGGGATTACCAACCAAGATAGAAACTTAAGATATATCAAATCATCCTCAGCAGTTAAATTTGCGATTCGAGAGGATCGTGTTTTGAAGTAAGAACTAGCAACGTCCACgatgatattttgttttcatcgacttcttcttcaatttctTTGACAATGGTGAGAGGTTTATGTTATTTTTTCGTAGGCGTGATTAAATAAAAGCGTAGAagaatacaaaaaataataatgcggCAGTCAAACGAAATCGAGAAAGTGATATTgtgtttcttgaaatatttagaGAAAAACAGCCCACTTTAGTTTACTTTTCAAACTTGTACCAATTTAGCAGGCGCCCATTCATTCATTGGCATGAAGTTTTTCGGTCTATTGATATAGAAATTAATTACATAGATACAAAGTtcgttccaaaatattttaactgGTGTACGTAGGATAAGGTGATGAGTATAATTCTACAGAGAAAAATGTTAAACAGAAGAGTtgaaatgggaaaaaaaaatgttttaacaCGCTTGTCAATCATACCATCTACTAAGAAATACAAGTGTCGTCACTAAGAGGTATCCGAGTTAATAAGATAGTTTTTCGTATAAAATTTGTATACTATAGTTTACTTGATtaacatgattttattgattattatgtTGACAGAGAGTTTTTCCTTTTTGAATCGAAAGATTACAATTACGGGTTCcactattattaaaaaaaaaaaaaaaaaaaaagaaatacaagTGTCGATAAAATTGAACTCTTCTTATCACTGACCAAGACAATACAAGTTAATGAGATAGTTCTTCGTATAGGATatgtctaaaatattttataactcgtgtctaaataaaaattttatagtcAAACAGATTGACATTTCCTTTCATTAATCAAAACTTTTATCCTTCCTAGGCCCGTATTTTGTGGTGAATTGTCACATCTGCCCACCCACCCTTGTCTTTATCTCCTTCCTTCACTCATTGATTTTATATTTCTCCCGATATTGTCTTTTTATCCTCCGGTTATTATTaagatttttcttttcgatccTTGCCTACACAGActcattttaattaaaattggtGATTTGACCTACAATCTTTATTGTTTTTACAATTTCTAAAATATTACCAAGATTTATATGCCAAAATAGTAACACATTTTAGTCCCAAATATAGATAATAATGATCCAAAAATATCTGAATAACGAAAAGTGAAAATAACATAATGAAATCACTAAATTTACAAGCAAACTAAACAAATGCAGGACCAAATGGGCAAATTTTCAAcctcattttatttatttatttttcataatactCAACAAATTAATTATGTCTCCTTGGTTCTTGCCGCAGTACTTCGTCGGCACATAgggttatttttttctttatcggCACAGTCTTCCATTAATTGAAATATTCTATTACTCACTGTTTAGTCCATACTGCAAAGGGTTGAACAAGAAGTCGTCGAAAAGTTAGTAGCAAAAAAGTGCTGAAAGCACGCCTTTGCTGGATTTTCTTGCTTCATTTCCCGTAAAAGTAAGGATTGTGAAAGCCCTTTTCTTGTTACTgcctttttttttctcattttctgGTCCCATGAGTGTGCGAAGCAGGAAAAGTAAACCATGTTACCGGAAGGGACGATAATCTTGCTATTTCGACAACGAAAGGCAGTCTTTTTTAAGTTTAATATCATATTGTGTTCTTGTTTAAAGAATTTCAATTCTTTGAAGCTTAACGTTGATGTGAACCAACTTTGCAGCTGGTGTATTTGTACTTCTCAAGTCTATCCGCTGTCCTCCAGCCCCAAACTCAAAAACTATTATGCTCCAAGAAATTGACCATTATGAAATGTTTTACAAATTTACAGATATAGATGTCCGTTGCCCACTATCCAGTTACATATCCTGTAAGaatctgtgtgtgtgtggtgaCCAGAATATAGAGTCGATATATATAGTTTAAAACTAAGTgaaaattgcctcttgttgttgatgatttttgcTAGCTATCCATAGAGTCAGTAGATAGATGGTATTTTCCGTAGCTAGAGTTGGAATTTTGTATTCTTGAAGCATTTAGGTGATGCCTTCTAACTGTTAGTGAAATTATGTATTAGGATATATTTTGCTTGAAATTGTGAAGGTTTTTTGAAGCAATGTGGACTACATTTGATCTCAACTGAAAGTCATGAAGAATCCACAGTCATTTAGGAACTCAGGTGCCTATACGAGCCCTGGAACGCCAGATTATGGTGATAGTAATGTGGGAGGAACACTTAAAAGCTGGCATTCAGAGCGAATACCATTGCCAACAAATAGTAACCGGAGTCATATTAGTGCTGCTGCTTTGATGCCCTTTAATAGTGGGCGTGCTTTGCCTTCGAAATGGGATGATGCTGAGAGATGGATCACGAGCCCAATTTCTGGTAATGCTTCTTGCAAGACCTCATTAGCGCAGTCTCAAAGACGACAAAAATCGAAGAGTGGACCTCAGGATCTTGGGTACTTCTCGAACTATTCTCCCATTGTGCCCGTGCTTGAACGTGGGAATGTGAGGAATTACACAGCAAATTCGCCGCTTACAACTGGAGTGTTGGTCCCAGATGGGTTCCATGTTCATTATGATGGTGGGATTTTGGAAAAATCAAATTCTTTGTATGCAGAAAATAGTATGACTTGGAATAGTAGCTTGCCTGGATTGTCAGATTTGCTTCGTGAAACTTCAGTGCCAAGCTCTCAAGGTATATATGGAGTCGTTCTTTTCATTAGTTCTGTGACTTCTATACATATTGTACTTCTCATGCATTTACTTAATTCCCATGTCTTTTGATTGTTATCTAGGCTTGCCGCTTATCAATTGCCAGTTTCAGTGTTTGAGGTTTTTCTATAATTTAAAAACCTGGGTAGGTTCTCTGCTCTAGATGTATATAATGAGCCCcattcttaatttttattttgttagttCACAATGAATCAAATCTCCCTAAATTGGAGTCGAACCTTAACCATCCTCTAGCCAAACCTACCATTTAATATCTGTTTAGCGTGCGAAATGAATTAGTTGATTTTTCTTCCCCAGCACTTAAGGTTGGTTAATACTACTtaataactaattttttttattgaatcgaACAACAGATTATAAACTTGACAGCACCAAGGGCGAAGAAGCATTGGTTTCGCGGACTGTTTCACGGAGGGATATGGCAACTCAAATGAGCCCAGATGGAAGTTCTCATTCATCTTCCAAGGGGCGGTTGTCGTTCTCTGCCTTAACTTCTGGAATCTCTACTTTCTTGATTCCGGACAGGAGTACTCCTGCAGCTAAAGATGAAATCAGGGATGTTCAGGTGGACAAAGGCACGACTACATTGAGGCACTCAAAAAAACAAGTAATGAGAAAATTGAAATACTCGACCAATGTTGACGACTTGCATTCGCCTTGGAGTATCGCAGAGGCGTCAAGAAACACATCGAGGTATGCTTTGTTTGTTAGTGAATAAAATGAAGGTAAAAAGTATTACCCGCCAATGTTGGTCAGCAATAATTGGTCAGGACATGGTTGTCTTATCAAAATATAAGCTTGGGTTGTTATGTAGTAGATTTGAGTTGCTGCAGAGAGCTTAAAAATTGTGAAAACTCATGGCTATCCTCAATGGAAGTATTAGTTAAATTCTAATAGAATATATAATGAAAGCTACAATGGTGTATTTTTAAGTTTGGatgttaattttcaaaataaaaaagaagttCAGATGTTTGCAATTATTGACAAATgcaataaaatatcattttgtttcTATCACAACTCACAAGGGCCTCCCTAAGTTGAACGTCGCCGATAATCTTTCAGTTTACGGTTGCTCGtgatttcttttgaattttcacATATTCAACAGTAAGTAGTATCAAAGGTTACAAAAGAGAACCACTtccttaaaaaaattgtaattattaTATATCTGTGGTGTTTATCCAGATTGCAAAGAGAGGAAGCCAAGATCACAGCTTGGGAGAACTTGCAGAAGGCAAAAGCGGAGGCAGCTATTCAGAAACTCGAGGTATTGTGTAACCACCTGGTTATTACTCAAACACAATATCTTTGTTTGTACTACTGCATCAAAAAGATGCAAAAAATGGTGATTTTACAGGCCACTTGAATCAACTCATGTTTGTACAGTTTTATTACCATAACTTTCGTGATGACATAGCCGTACTGTTACATGCATTCATCACTTGTGGTATACATAACCTATCTATGCAGAGCAGAAAAATAAATGGGGCCATTTATAGGATATTGACtccattttccttttcttttcagatGAATCTTGAAAAGAAGAGATCAAAATCGATGGACAAAATCTTTGACAAACTCAGAGCTGCACAGATGAAAGCTCAAGCTATGAGACATTTACCCTCAGAAAATAATGCAACACGAGCTACTCATAGGTCGCGTAAAGGGATTTCcttctttaaatattttgagaCGTGCTCTTTTTGCCATCACTGCATCTGCCGTGGAAGCTAGTTTGATCTTGCGTTAATCTATTGTTGTACTATTAAGTGTGAGGTTATATATTATCTTCTTTCCAGCATAACAGTATGTGAATTTTGTCTCTGTTGTGGGTtcaattttatcttaaattcGCTGGTGAAGCAATCTTGGCAAAATGGATACAAACTTAACTTCAGCTGCAGTACTTTGTTTCTAAAGTGCTAATAAACTCAAAAACCTGAAAATGACGTGACTATATTGCAATTGATTTTGCACATATGACATAAATTTGATAAAACGATAATGcgaatatgttatatatatatttttttattaaataattgagtCGAATTTCATATGAAGTTTCTTAAAATATGCATGCATgcacgaaaaaaaaaaaacgagaagGGCTTGTTTCCAATTTGTATCTTTTGGTTAAAATcgtttaatttgattaataggTGCGGATAATTTAGCGGACaatattttgaagttagaaAATTAGACCAGCCGCCGAAGCTCGTTGTCGTGAAGGAgaggtcaaataaataataaatgtcGAATTATTTGACagaattattatttattctgacttcaattatttgaaataatttatgataaaaaaaaatgccaCAATTTGTCCAGGTTCAAGCTACTTTAAAGAAACCCCCGTAAGCTTCTTTTATTGGGTCCAACTTTTAATCGAATATCGTGCTGATCGAATTGTTAAAGTTGACAGACTGCGGGGATTAATTCAACAACAGGGGGCGGCGGTGTAATACTCTGTTTGGTTCATGTTATTTCTCAAGCATCATTCGTTAACTAATTAACGAACTTTGTTCTTCCCTATCCTCCTTTCTTTtccttaatttattatatataaatttatatttattaggtataaaatttatattcaaatgTCAATATCTTTCTGTGAAGAAATATTATATATCGACAAATCACGTGTACTCGCCCATTAGTTAGCATATTAAACGGTTAAAAATCGCAAAATTAAGACCGACCTTTTGTTACGTCGTCTAAACATTAAGAACGTGCAAACATGTGAATGCTTATGTTGTACTCACACTCGTAGACATACGAATATTATCACTATCTGGACGGTTGAATGACCCACCCCACTCTAAATTCAATTACACCcactccttttttttttccttgcccatttcaaatttataatttaacgACCACAAAGATGATGATAAATGGATCGTTTCAAAATATTACGAGGATTTTCATACACACTTACGTGCCGGATTACTATTCATATATTCAAATACACAACAAGGAGCCCTTGAGTGGTGTTCGATTTCATGTAGTATCTGAAGTTTTATCCTCTTAATACTAACATCTTCTTGGACGAACATGTCGGTTCACTTGGATAGCGTGAATTACATGTTACTGCGTTAGTTCGAGAGTTTACGCAGTACGTCGAAGTTTAGTGACTATGAATTCTcatgttattaaaaaaaattaacaaggaACTTGAATATCTCATATGGATATGTCGAATTCAATTTTATACAAAGGAATCGATTCATTATTCCATGCACCTAGTTTCTCTCTAACGAGACATTTAATGATGACTTGAATTTTACAAAATGAGATAGTCCCCAAGACATGGCTAGGTTTCCCATGTGATGCGTTCTTTGGTTGGTGCATGTAACATGCAGTAGTACTCAGCTATGCTTAAGATAGTGTTTGTCtattagtaaaatatttttaaaataatctaggaaaaatataatttaattctcTAGTTTCTTCACCAGGCCATTTGGGGCAacaatttatttttggaaaaatttatGAACCAATCACATAGCCTCATGTTGTGATATTTTTTGATAAGTTGGTTCCGAGATGTTTGGATTTTGTCTCCGCCatctattttataataataataataataataataataataataataataataataataataataataataataataataataataatataatatttgggatttttttatttttttatttggtgaTGATCACAATCAATCTTATGGACTTGGGTGAGATACATCAAATTTAGTGCAGACAGCCTTCACATTGTCCAATATATACGAGTTTTATACTATTTTTTGTGAACCCCCAATAATCCAATAATTTATCATGTTGACACTTTGCTAAACCAAGCATGTCAAAAGACGTGGTGATATACAAATCTATTAGGCATAATTTGATATATCTGAtaagataaacatgtgatatataatataaagataagttaatgataaataagatatatgatattatatttaatgtttggtatgattttaataatattgattaaatttatatattagattgtaatgccAAAATTAACTTTATCATACtacattttataatttcaaaattattgcttgagttcatatttttttatctgttCATGAGCCGACAGTGCATGCATGATTGAtttattttacctaattttatatattatataatatgataattgagccatTGATTTTGtaagtcaagtcaaatatcaatatttaaGGTTAATAGagtgatattaataattttattgagatttataaaaatcatttatataattatcatattatataatatatatatacaaataaataaaaatatttatttgatgtgccggtgaaatgagagaacaataagatttaagatttttatatattgagggcaattaagtcatttgtggtgttttttatcattaaattaagaTTATCACATCTAAAAAAAGAGATATTTTAttcttgtataaaattatttatcagcTTTCTAAAAAGGTAACAAATGTGAGATaaggaggattatttatcaatctatcTTATCCATTATACCAAACTATACCTAGAAGATGAAGAACGGGAttgaaatgaaaatgaaatccttcattattttgtaaaaatatttacaaatatctGCTAATATTCTGATAAAATGGATATTACTTAAAATTAGTAAAAATTCTCATAAAGAAATGATAGGTCAACTTTAGTTCCCCAAAAAATGACGAAGTAAACACAACATAGATATGCTCTctaaaaagttaataaatacgGGGTTTTTAGAGGTCAACATTTCCAGAATGTGGACTGAAATTAGCCTCCGCCGTCAGGGTAGATGGGGAATTTTTCCAAgtcaaaagaaaaatattaactcGGGAGCTTTGCAACCGATCCTCATAATTTGGACCgtatttcgaaaataaggatGTGTGAAGGAATCAAATGTGTCAAGTTGCGTGTCCTCCTGGTTGACTGCTAATTTTATGCATGCAAGTTATGGATATATACAACATATACCCACAATAATTCTAAATTCGTAGGAAGATTCCTCCAGATGCCAAAGTTTGTTCTTCTAAATTcttcatattaaataaatatatacatatagtttctttactattataaatttttgttcCCAAAGCAAATTGATAGGCCTTCCGTCTACTaaatttttgacttttttttgtAAATGGATAAACTCAAGATGTTTAATATAAaagcatttttaatatttaaatttatctcaTCTCGTACATATAATATTAGTtcatatcagaattcaaatttaacATTCACTTAAATGCACACTATCTCTAgcaatttaaagaaaaaatcttGGGAGACTCGATTTGAACAAATCCATTCAAATTAAAAGTCAAGTTTTAATTATAGCATAACTTTCTAATGTGAACCCTGACCACACCAAATGCGAACCCACAATCGCAACTGACTTTGACTTTAATTGGATAATGGATTTTGCCATACATTTACTTAATCATAAACGCTTATTTTTTAcatgataaaattatatttctaaattataaaaatatactaatctatcagaaaaatcaaattatatcatatttaacaactattttaatatttttcctaATCTGCATTTAGTTGATATATATATGGTGGAACAAAAGTACTTTTTTGtcaacaatattattttttgttgtaaatGTGGACAATGATTGATTCGTCTCGCGAATAAATATAGGTGAGACCGTATTATAAGAGAACTGATTAACAATTTGAAAACTAATAAttcttgattaaaaaaaatatatgttatcgtaaaaaaaaaaaatctttatagAGATTCTTAACAATGGTCAACCATACAAACCACGTTTCCTAAACTAGGGTCCGCTATTTAGGGTTCCCGCGAAGTATCCTTCACGACCACGTGCttcttatttttaaagtttatgcaaatcaactccaaaattcTCTTATATAAATACAACAGAAGTCATAAATTTCTCAAACTCGAGACCACTTCTCTTGCTTCTCCCTTTTTTTCCATAGTGTAAAGAAAATTAAGTTCTTGATTGAGAATTGAGAAATGGACATGGATTGGGTTCGCGGTGAGAAATTGGGTCATGGAAGCTTCGCCATGGTGAATTTAGCGGTGCCCAGAAGCCAGAGTTCTTCTCAGACCCCTCCGCTGATGGCGGTGAAATCATGTGGGGTTTCATATTCTTCTTCACTGATGAACGAGAAGTTGATTTTGGATGATCTTAAAGATTGCCCACAAATTATCAGTTGTTTCGGAGGAAGTTTTTCGTTTGAAAATGGCGAGAGATTGTATAATCTGATGTTGGAGTACGCTCCCGGCGGCACGTTGGCTGATAAAATGAAGAACTCCGATAATCAGAGGCTGCCGGAATCCGAAGTTGTGGGATACACCAAAGCTTTGCTGAGAGGTCTTCTCTATATTCACAAGTTTGGTTATGTTCACTGTGATTTAAAGCTTCAGAACATTCTCTTATGCCCGAACGGCGGAGTAAAGATTGCGGATTTTGGTCTATCGAAGCGGGCCGGGAAAGGGAGTTCTCCTGGGTGCGAATTCAGAGGTACGCCGATGTACATGTCGCCAGAGACTGTCACAGGCGGAGAACAGGGGGCCCCTGCGGATGTGTGGGCACTGGGGTGTGTCGTAGCGGAGATGTTGACAGGAAATCCGGTGTGGCGGTGTTCCAACCTGGCGGAGGTGCTAATGAAAATCGGCGTCGGCGAAGAGGTGCCAGAGATTCCCGGACGATTATCGGAAGAAGGAAAAGATTTTCTTGGAAAGTGCTTCGTGAAGGATCCAAGCAAAAGATGGACGGCTGAGATGCTCCTAGATCACCCCTTCGTCTCCGACAATCAATATTTTGATGATCTAGCTGCTCCGTTGAAAGACAGGCAAGAGTATAAAATGACCGTCTCACCATCTCCAAGATGCCCATTCGATTTCCCTGATTGGGAATCACCTACGACGTGTTCAATTACATCTTTCCCCACCCCGGAATATTCTCCTCGACCGGCCCTTTACTTCTCCAATTTGACGAGTATGCAGTCACCATCTAGCCCTTCGGACCGGATGCGGGAGCTAATGAGCCATCAAAGTCCCTGTTGGTCTGTCTCGGATGATTGGATCACCATCCGGTGATGGAACGCACAATTGTTCCATTTATATTAGACTTCATAGAAGAGCTTCTTTCTCTTGGAATCAAGCCACAGATTGTATTGATTGTACAGAACTAAAAGAAGGATTTATACAACATTCATTTCAATGTTCTCCCAATATTAACTCTGTTTTCTAAGCTCGTACTTTGATaggtctttttttttatttattattattagtagaTGGGGTGAGATTGATGGGAGCAAAATATTAACCAAATAAATGGagtaaattttgttttatgtgtaaaaatatttaatccaTGGCTTCAAAATTCGAATCATCCGTATATATCTCTTGTCTGTTGGGATATTATAGTAGTAGTTTTCTTTGGGAATAGGAGAGTATGTGGTGGCGGTGGATGTGTTAGGCAACAGTTTTGATAATTAGGACCATTGGGCACAGCCCTAGTTTTGTGATTTGCCAAGAATTTGGCCTTTCTGCTGCAATCTCTCAACTTGCAACCACCTTTAAATTCAGGATCAAAGTCGCGCATAACAAAGTAAAATAAACATCATGTACAAGTCCCAAATTCATATCCCAAGTACAATCTACATTGCCCACCAATTCAGGAAAAACCTAGTCAACAGATTGTACGAGTTAGGCGAGTcaacttcctttttttttttttaaaaaaaaaaaaaaaatacggtACCATAGCTGAGACCGAACCCAAAATAACGACTCTGGCCAATATAATGGTCATGTCATGTCTTGTATGAGTTCAACttatgttttataaatcaaataatatacATTTCGCTATCCAAAGTATGGGACAATGATATTATCTCATAACCATTATAAAAGCAATCTGCCTGTTTGTAATATTGAATTTAATTGtaccaaaataataaatagtaaTGCATAAACCACAACATGTTACAAGTTGTGGTAGGGATGAACTATTACGCAAGTTGGTATATACCACTAATCTAGCACTTGCAATTGGGATATGGATGCTGCTAGATACACCCCAACCTCCCTGAATCAGACATTCTTTTTAAACAACTTGGTACTTTTGGTATCAGAATTTAGTGTTGTGCTCGGGTTTTGGCAACACGAGCATACAACATGCAGcgtaaatttattatttaacacacgtaaaatttttaaaaatgaacaccaaatttaaattatgcacaagtataaaaatTTGTGCAATGCTTCATGACAAAAAttcattagaaaaaaaataacaaaaccaaatttcttgacacatcaatgaattaaagtgcataaaaaaaactcaaaacatgtttttttctcttttcgatTTTGTAGACAGACATCCAAACCATCGATGATGAATAACGGACAGACTTGTCAACTTCTTTTTGTTGCAAATGTTATTGTTCTTGCATGTTATGCATGTAGACAAACATCttaatctatttattaaaatgattggtaacacacacacacacacacatatataatcaatttcaaatatattatttgtgaataatagtttttaaattgataccccagggatgaacccatcaagatcaggcccaaactcccggcccatctatagagcccacaggtgaagggcccatgagcagcccatgtattctcctataaatatcaggtttgagcgtatgatttcgaattcactatattatttttagcagcgcccttagctgctcccccatatatcctcagtctctgacttgagcgtcggaggggctacgccaggacaccctcctggcccccttctaacggtcttatttgtgatttcaggctcaggacaatttcaaacctgcgtctggattagtgaccctcgccggaatcggaccctaaattccccgtgagtatcacttggcgccgtctgtgggaaatctTGAGTTgtgacgtagagatggtaggcaagaaaggaagtagaagagctacctcagcatcatcgcgtcctcagagGAAACCCGAATCATCTCATGTGGagacgagacaggaacaacctcgtcaagagacaagagccgagcagccccttcacgagacaagggtcgaACAAACCCGTCCTAATGAGAACGTGAGGAACTTGACCCTAGAACAGCTGGGCCAATTTATCGCCCggacagtggatgaggccatgaaaagAAATCAAGAGTCTGTGTTTGTAGAGGAACAGGCAGCCCGGCAGGAGCGTGAGGA comes from Primulina huaijiensis isolate GDHJ02 chromosome 17, ASM1229523v2, whole genome shotgun sequence and encodes:
- the LOC140962407 gene encoding uncharacterized protein, producing MKNPQSFRNSGAYTSPGTPDYGDSNVGGTLKSWHSERIPLPTNSNRSHISAAALMPFNSGRALPSKWDDAERWITSPISGNASCKTSLAQSQRRQKSKSGPQDLGYFSNYSPIVPVLERGNVRNYTANSPLTTGVLVPDGFHVHYDGGILEKSNSLYAENSMTWNSSLPGLSDLLRETSVPSSQDYKLDSTKGEEALVSRTVSRRDMATQMSPDGSSHSSSKGRLSFSALTSGISTFLIPDRSTPAAKDEIRDVQVDKGTTTLRHSKKQVMRKLKYSTNVDDLHSPWSIAEASRNTSRLQREEAKITAWENLQKAKAEAAIQKLEMNLEKKRSKSMDKIFDKLRAAQMKAQAMRHLPSENNATRATHRSRKGISFFKYFETCSFCHHCICRGS
- the LOC140962419 gene encoding mitogen-activated protein kinase kinase kinase 20-like, whose product is MDMDWVRGEKLGHGSFAMVNLAVPRSQSSSQTPPLMAVKSCGVSYSSSLMNEKLILDDLKDCPQIISCFGGSFSFENGERLYNLMLEYAPGGTLADKMKNSDNQRLPESEVVGYTKALLRGLLYIHKFGYVHCDLKLQNILLCPNGGVKIADFGLSKRAGKGSSPGCEFRGTPMYMSPETVTGGEQGAPADVWALGCVVAEMLTGNPVWRCSNLAEVLMKIGVGEEVPEIPGRLSEEGKDFLGKCFVKDPSKRWTAEMLLDHPFVSDNQYFDDLAAPLKDRQEYKMTVSPSPRCPFDFPDWESPTTCSITSFPTPEYSPRPALYFSNLTSMQSPSSPSDRMRELMSHQSPCWSVSDDWITIR